Proteins encoded by one window of Manis pentadactyla isolate mManPen7 chromosome X, mManPen7.hap1, whole genome shotgun sequence:
- the LOC130682020 gene encoding ADP/ATP translocase 3 isoform X1 — translation MASCFELSPRTDGSRVSKGWRCHRGGVSDVGSGFCRTAIPRRRRRRPPLHPPRPRHDLHKVTAATDNRPARRMGGARFPTCLGAWRAGRGRSSGCGTTNRRGPREGAAGRGADAGIPRGRGSREGEGRRRTAQPMGAAGGGEGRGVSALAAARCAPRPFGPGGDRAELAAPVSSSPHLHCTPLCARCTARPPTMTEQAISFAKDFLAGGIAAAISKTAVAPIERVKLLLQVQHASKQIAADKQYKGIVDCIVRIPKEQGVLSFWRGNLANVIRYFPTQALNFAFKDKYKQIFLGGVDKHTQFWRYFAGNLASGGAAGATSLCFVYPLDFARTRLAADVGKSATEREFKGLGDCLVKITKSDGIRGLYQGFNVSVQGIIIYRAAYFGVYDTAKGMLPDPKNTHIVVSWMIAQTVTAVAGVVSYPFDTVRRRMMMQSGRKGADIMYKGTVDCWRKILKDEGGKAFFKGAWSNVLRGMGGAFVLVLYDELKKVI, via the exons ATGGCCTCCTGCTTCGAGCTGAGCCCGCGAACGGACGGGAGCCGGGTGTCCAAAGGGTGGAGGTGTCACAGGGGCGGGGTCAGCGATGTGGGCTCCGGGTTCTGCCGCACAGCCatcccccgccgccgccgccgccgccccccgcTGCACCCGCCCAGGCCTAGACACGACCTTCACAAGGTCACCGCTGCCACCGATAACCGGCCCGCAAGGCGCATGGGCGGGGCCCGGTTCCCGACATGCCTCGGGGCATGGCGCGCCGGAAGGGGCAGGTCGTCGGGGTGCGGCACAACCAATAGGCGCGGCCCGCGGGAGGGCGCGGCGGGGCGAGGCGCGGATGCCGGCATCCCGCGGGGGCGCGGCTCGCGGGAAGGGGAGGGGCGCAGGCGCACGGCTCAGCCAATGGGCGCGGCAGGCGGGGGCGAGGGGCGTGGCGTCAGCGCTTTAGCGGCTGCGCGCTGCGCGCCCCGTCCTTTCGGTCCCGGCGGTGACAGGGCTGAGCTAGCGGCGCCCGTCTCCAGCTCTCCGCACCTCCACTGCACTCCGCTGTGCGCCCGCTGCACCGCCCGCCCCCCCACCATGACGGAGCAGGCCATCTCCTTCGCCAAGGACTTCCTGGCCGGAGGCATTGCCGCCGCCATCTCCAAGACGGCCGTGGCCCCGATCGAGCGGGTCAAGCTGCTTCTGCAG GTGCAACATGCCAGCAAGCAGATCGCGGCGGACAAGCAGTACAAGGGCATCGTAGACTGCATCGTGCGCATCCCCAAGGAGCAGGGCGTGCTGTCCTTCTGGAGGGGCAACCTGGCCAACGTCATCCGCTACTTCCCCACGCAAGCCCTCAACTTCGCCTTCAAGGATAAGTACAAGCAGATCTTCCTGGGGGGCGTGGACAAGCACACGCAGTTCTGGCGGTATTTTGCTGGCAATCTGGCCTCTGGTGGGGCGGCGGGAGCCACCTCTCTCTGCTTCGTCTACCCCCTGGATTTCGCCCGAACCCGCCTGGCGGCGGACGTGGGCAAATCGGCCACGGAGCGGGAGTTCAAAGGCTTGGGCGACTGCCTGGTCAAGATCACCAAGTCCGACGGCATCCGGGGCCTGTACCAGGGCTTCAACGTGTCTGTGCAGGGTATCATCATTTACCGGGCAGCCTACTTCGGCGTGTACGACACGGCCAAAG GCATGCTCCCCGACCCCAAGAACACCCACATCGTGGTGAGCTGGATGATTGCGCAGACCGTGACCGCTGTGGCCGGCGTCGTCTCCTACCCCTTCGACACCGTGCGGAGGCGAATGATGATGCAGTCGGGGCGCAAAGGAG CCGACATCATGTACAAGGGCACTGTCGACTGCTGGCGGAAGATCTTGAAGGACGAAGGAGGCAAAGCCTTCTTCAAGGGTGCGTGGTCCAACGTGCTCCGGGGCATGGGGGGTGCCTTTGTGCTGGTCCTGTACGACGAGCTGAAGAAGGTCATCTAG
- the LOC130678832 gene encoding P2Y purinoceptor 8-like, whose translation MDMNLTQPDNATILMLRDPAIAVALPVVYSLVALVSIPGNLFSLWVLCRHIGPKSPSVIFMINLSVTDLMSASVLPFQIYYHCIGNHWVFGELLCNAVTVAFYANMYSSILTMTCISVERFLGVVYPLASAPWRRRRYAVAACAGMWLVLLAALSPLARTDLTYTVEALGIVTCFDVLKSTMLPSVATWAVFLFTLFTLLFLIPFVVTVACYTATILKLLRTSDPHGQGQRRRAVGLAAVVLLAFVTCFAPNNFVLLVHMISRLFYGKSYYHVYKLTLCLSCINSCLDPFVYYFASREFQLRLRDYLGYGPLPVGSPDTRRDSLFSARTLSARSMSSCHADELEAGRSCLKRQESVF comes from the coding sequence ATGGACATGAACCTGACGCAGCCGGACAACGCCACCATCCTGATGCTACGGGACCCGGCCATCGCCGTGGCGCTTCCCGTGGTGTACTCGCTGGTGGCCCTCGTCAGCATCCCCGGCAACCTCTTCTCGCTGTGGGTCCTGTGCCGGCACATTGGGCCCAAGTCGCCGTCGGTCATCTTCATGATCAACTTGAGCGTGACGGACCTGATGTCGGCCAGCGTGCTGCCCTTCCAGATCTACTACCACTGCATCGGCAACCACTGGGTGTTCGGCGAGCTGCTGTGCAACGCCGTCACCGTGGCCTTCTACGCCAACATGTACTCCTCCATCCTCACCATGACCTGCATCAGCGTCGAGCGCTTCCTGGGCGTCGTGTACCCGCTGGCCTCCGCGCCCTGGCGCCGGCGCCGCTACGCGGTGGCCGCCTGCGCCGGCATGTGGCTCGTGCTGCTGGCAGCCCTGTCGCCGCTGGCCCGCACGGACCTCACCTACACCGTGGAGGCGCTGGGCATCGTCACCTGCTTCGACGTGCTCAAGTCCACCATGCTGCCCAGCGTGGCCACCTGGGCCGTCTTCCTCTTCACCCTGTTCACGCTCCTCTTCCTCATCCCGTTCGTGGTCACGGTGGCCTGCTACACGGCCACCATCCTCAAGTTGCTGCGGACGTCCGACCCGCACGGCCAGGGACAGAGGCGGCGCGCCGTGGGCCTGGCCGCCGTGGTGCTCCTGGCCTTCGTCACCTGCTTCGCGCCGAACAACTTCGTGCTCCTGGTGCACATGATCAGCCGCCTCTTCTACGGCAAGAGCTATTATCATGTGTACAAACTCACCCTGTGCCTCAGCTGCATCAACAGCTGCCTGGACCCCTTCGTGTACTATTTTGCATCCCGCGAGTTTCAGCTGCGGCTCCGGGACTACCTGGGCTACGGGCCGCTGCCAGTGGGCAGCCCGGACACACGCAGGGACAGCCTGTTCTCTGCCCGCACGCTGTCCGCGCGCTCCATGTCCAGCTGCCACGCCGATGAGCTCGAGGCTGGTCGGTCCTGCCTCAAGAGACAGGAGAGCGTGTTCTGA
- the LOC130682020 gene encoding ADP/ATP translocase 3 isoform X2: MTEQAISFAKDFLAGGIAAAISKTAVAPIERVKLLLQVQHASKQIAADKQYKGIVDCIVRIPKEQGVLSFWRGNLANVIRYFPTQALNFAFKDKYKQIFLGGVDKHTQFWRYFAGNLASGGAAGATSLCFVYPLDFARTRLAADVGKSATEREFKGLGDCLVKITKSDGIRGLYQGFNVSVQGIIIYRAAYFGVYDTAKGMLPDPKNTHIVVSWMIAQTVTAVAGVVSYPFDTVRRRMMMQSGRKGADIMYKGTVDCWRKILKDEGGKAFFKGAWSNVLRGMGGAFVLVLYDELKKVI, translated from the exons ATGACGGAGCAGGCCATCTCCTTCGCCAAGGACTTCCTGGCCGGAGGCATTGCCGCCGCCATCTCCAAGACGGCCGTGGCCCCGATCGAGCGGGTCAAGCTGCTTCTGCAG GTGCAACATGCCAGCAAGCAGATCGCGGCGGACAAGCAGTACAAGGGCATCGTAGACTGCATCGTGCGCATCCCCAAGGAGCAGGGCGTGCTGTCCTTCTGGAGGGGCAACCTGGCCAACGTCATCCGCTACTTCCCCACGCAAGCCCTCAACTTCGCCTTCAAGGATAAGTACAAGCAGATCTTCCTGGGGGGCGTGGACAAGCACACGCAGTTCTGGCGGTATTTTGCTGGCAATCTGGCCTCTGGTGGGGCGGCGGGAGCCACCTCTCTCTGCTTCGTCTACCCCCTGGATTTCGCCCGAACCCGCCTGGCGGCGGACGTGGGCAAATCGGCCACGGAGCGGGAGTTCAAAGGCTTGGGCGACTGCCTGGTCAAGATCACCAAGTCCGACGGCATCCGGGGCCTGTACCAGGGCTTCAACGTGTCTGTGCAGGGTATCATCATTTACCGGGCAGCCTACTTCGGCGTGTACGACACGGCCAAAG GCATGCTCCCCGACCCCAAGAACACCCACATCGTGGTGAGCTGGATGATTGCGCAGACCGTGACCGCTGTGGCCGGCGTCGTCTCCTACCCCTTCGACACCGTGCGGAGGCGAATGATGATGCAGTCGGGGCGCAAAGGAG CCGACATCATGTACAAGGGCACTGTCGACTGCTGGCGGAAGATCTTGAAGGACGAAGGAGGCAAAGCCTTCTTCAAGGGTGCGTGGTCCAACGTGCTCCGGGGCATGGGGGGTGCCTTTGTGCTGGTCCTGTACGACGAGCTGAAGAAGGTCATCTAG
- the LOC130682019 gene encoding probable bifunctional dTTP/UTP pyrophosphatase/methyltransferase protein isoform X2, giving the protein MLSRLNGKEHSVFTGVAIVHCSSRDGQLETSILEFHEETMVKFSELSEELLWEYIDSGEPMDKAGGYGIQALGGMLVECVRGDFLNVVGFPLNHFCKKLVELYYPPRHEDVQRTKHDSIPAVDSFENLSDTEGGGSDEGGGDAAHARGRQEANHDRTAESPPPFPTELLELIDGFKASKALFTACKLKVFDLLKDEAPLGALDVALKTNTSVCGIGRLLDVCVALGLLQKTERGYSNTEVADLHLVSHGEYSLHGFVMRNDSHAWNLFTHLEFAVREGAAQNHRASGEKAGDPCQDLRCQAKDMQLQFMQAMHGLAKLTARQVATALDLSAFTSACDLGGCTGALAHELTQEYPRLTVTVFDLPEVIEHVACFQPDGQQAERVSFVKGDFFKDSLPAADLYILSRILHAWPDDRVHQLLSHISSRCKPGGGLLVADVVLDDSVPGAARGARRGPLQALSMLAQGEGGPRSLVQYRGLLEQHGFRDVRAAQAGDTLLVVLGTRAVSRGPQEATGPPAPTR; this is encoded by the exons ATGCTGTCCAG GTTGAATGGGAAGGAGCATAGCGTGTTCACGGGTGTGGCCATCGTGCACTGCTCCAGCAGAG ACGGCCAGCTCGAAACGAGCATCTTGGAATTCCACGAGGAGACGATGGTGAAGTTCTCGGAGCTGTCCGAGGAGCTCCTGTGGGAATACATCGACAGCGGGGAGCCCAT GGACAAAGCTGGCGGCTATGGGATCCAGGCCCTGGGCGGCATGCTGGTGGAGTGCGTCCGTGGAGACTTCCTGAACGTCGTTGGCTTCCCCCTGAACCACTTCTGCAAGAAGCTGGTAGAGCTGTACTACCCACCCCGCCACGAGGACGTCCAGCGGACCAAGCACGACTCCATCCCGGCTGTGGACAGCTTCGAGAACCTGAGTGACACGGAAGGTGGCGGCTCGGATGAGGGTGGTGGCGATGCAGCCCACGCTCGGGGCAGACAGGAGGCGAATCATGACAGGACGGCCGAGAGCCCGCCACCCTTCCCGACCGAGCTTCTAGAACTGATAGacggcttcaaagcttcaaag GCCCTGTTCACGGCTTGCAAGTTGAAGGTGTTTGATTTGTTGAAAGATGAAGCCCCCCTGGGGGCCCTGGATGTTGCACTCAAAACCAACACGTCTGTGTGTGGAATCGGGCGGCTGCTGGATGTCTGTGTGGCCCTGGGGCTACTGCAGAAGACGGAGAGAG gGTACAGTAACACAGAGGTGGCAGACCTCCACCTGGTGTCACACGGTGAATATTCTCTGCACGGCTTCGTCATGCGCAATGACAGCCACGCCTGGAATCTCTTCACACACCTGGAGTTCGCCGTCCGGGAGGGAGCCGCCCAGAACCACAGGGCTTCTGGGGAGAAGGCGGGAGACCCGTGTCAG GACCTCCGCTGCCAGGCCAAGGATATGCAGCTGCAGTTCATGCAGGCCATGCATGGCCTCGCCAAGCTGACCGCACGCCAGGTGGCCACAGCTTTGGACCTGTCTGCCTTCACCTCCGCCTGCGACCTGGGAG GCTGCACAGGCGCCCTCGCCCACGAGCTCACCCAGGAGTACCCACGTCTGACGGTGACCGTGTTCGACCTCCCGGAGGTCATCGAGCATGTGGCATGTTTTCAACCCGACGGCCAACAGGCAGAACGGGTCAGCTTTGTGAAAG GTGACTTCTTCAAAGACAGCCTTCCGGCAGCAGATCTCTACATTCTGTCCAGAATCCTGCACGCCTGGCCCGACGACCGAGTCCATCAGTTGCTGAGCCATATCTCCAGCCGCTGCAAGCCAG GCGGTGGCCTCCTGGTGGCTGACGTGGTGCTGGACGATTCGGTCCCAGGGGCGGCACGGGGCGCCCGGCGGGGCCCACTGCAGGCCCTGAGCATGCTGGCGCAGGGCGAGGGCGGACCGCGGAGCCTGGTCCAGTACCGAGGCCTGCTGGAGCAGCACGGCTTCAGGGACGTGCGGGCCGCGCAGGCAGGGGACACGCTGCTCGTGGTCCTGGGCACACGAGCGGTGTCGAGAGGCCCCCAGGAGGCCACCGGGCCACCTGCTCCCACACGGTGA
- the LOC130682019 gene encoding probable bifunctional dTTP/UTP pyrophosphatase/methyltransferase protein isoform X1: MVLCPVIGKLLRKRVVLASASPRRREILNQAGLRFEVVPSRFKEKLHKASFPTPYAYAIETAKQKALEVARRMHEKDLRTPDIVIGADTIVTVGGLILEKPVDKQDAYSMLSRLNGKEHSVFTGVAIVHCSSRDGQLETSILEFHEETMVKFSELSEELLWEYIDSGEPMDKAGGYGIQALGGMLVECVRGDFLNVVGFPLNHFCKKLVELYYPPRHEDVQRTKHDSIPAVDSFENLSDTEGGGSDEGGGDAAHARGRQEANHDRTAESPPPFPTELLELIDGFKASKALFTACKLKVFDLLKDEAPLGALDVALKTNTSVCGIGRLLDVCVALGLLQKTERGYSNTEVADLHLVSHGEYSLHGFVMRNDSHAWNLFTHLEFAVREGAAQNHRASGEKAGDPCQDLRCQAKDMQLQFMQAMHGLAKLTARQVATALDLSAFTSACDLGGCTGALAHELTQEYPRLTVTVFDLPEVIEHVACFQPDGQQAERVSFVKGDFFKDSLPAADLYILSRILHAWPDDRVHQLLSHISSRCKPGGGLLVADVVLDDSVPGAARGARRGPLQALSMLAQGEGGPRSLVQYRGLLEQHGFRDVRAAQAGDTLLVVLGTRAVSRGPQEATGPPAPTR, translated from the exons ATGGTGCTGTGCCCGGTGATCGGGAAGCTGCTGCGCAAGCGCGTGGTGCTGGCCAGCGCCTCCCCGCGCCGCCGGGAGATCCTCAACCAGGCG GGTCTCAGATTCGAGGTGGTTCCTTCCAGGTTTAAAGAGAAGCTTCATAAAGCCTCGTTCCCCACCCCTTATGCCTACGCCATCGAGACAGCCAAGCAGAAGGCCCTGGAGGTCGCCAGAAGGATGCACGAG AAAGACCTCCGGACCCCTGATATTGTCATAGGGGCAGACACGATCGTG ACGGTCGGGGGGCTGATCCTGGAGAAGCCGGTGGACAAGCAGGACGCCTACAGCATGCTGTCCAG GTTGAATGGGAAGGAGCATAGCGTGTTCACGGGTGTGGCCATCGTGCACTGCTCCAGCAGAG ACGGCCAGCTCGAAACGAGCATCTTGGAATTCCACGAGGAGACGATGGTGAAGTTCTCGGAGCTGTCCGAGGAGCTCCTGTGGGAATACATCGACAGCGGGGAGCCCAT GGACAAAGCTGGCGGCTATGGGATCCAGGCCCTGGGCGGCATGCTGGTGGAGTGCGTCCGTGGAGACTTCCTGAACGTCGTTGGCTTCCCCCTGAACCACTTCTGCAAGAAGCTGGTAGAGCTGTACTACCCACCCCGCCACGAGGACGTCCAGCGGACCAAGCACGACTCCATCCCGGCTGTGGACAGCTTCGAGAACCTGAGTGACACGGAAGGTGGCGGCTCGGATGAGGGTGGTGGCGATGCAGCCCACGCTCGGGGCAGACAGGAGGCGAATCATGACAGGACGGCCGAGAGCCCGCCACCCTTCCCGACCGAGCTTCTAGAACTGATAGacggcttcaaagcttcaaag GCCCTGTTCACGGCTTGCAAGTTGAAGGTGTTTGATTTGTTGAAAGATGAAGCCCCCCTGGGGGCCCTGGATGTTGCACTCAAAACCAACACGTCTGTGTGTGGAATCGGGCGGCTGCTGGATGTCTGTGTGGCCCTGGGGCTACTGCAGAAGACGGAGAGAG gGTACAGTAACACAGAGGTGGCAGACCTCCACCTGGTGTCACACGGTGAATATTCTCTGCACGGCTTCGTCATGCGCAATGACAGCCACGCCTGGAATCTCTTCACACACCTGGAGTTCGCCGTCCGGGAGGGAGCCGCCCAGAACCACAGGGCTTCTGGGGAGAAGGCGGGAGACCCGTGTCAG GACCTCCGCTGCCAGGCCAAGGATATGCAGCTGCAGTTCATGCAGGCCATGCATGGCCTCGCCAAGCTGACCGCACGCCAGGTGGCCACAGCTTTGGACCTGTCTGCCTTCACCTCCGCCTGCGACCTGGGAG GCTGCACAGGCGCCCTCGCCCACGAGCTCACCCAGGAGTACCCACGTCTGACGGTGACCGTGTTCGACCTCCCGGAGGTCATCGAGCATGTGGCATGTTTTCAACCCGACGGCCAACAGGCAGAACGGGTCAGCTTTGTGAAAG GTGACTTCTTCAAAGACAGCCTTCCGGCAGCAGATCTCTACATTCTGTCCAGAATCCTGCACGCCTGGCCCGACGACCGAGTCCATCAGTTGCTGAGCCATATCTCCAGCCGCTGCAAGCCAG GCGGTGGCCTCCTGGTGGCTGACGTGGTGCTGGACGATTCGGTCCCAGGGGCGGCACGGGGCGCCCGGCGGGGCCCACTGCAGGCCCTGAGCATGCTGGCGCAGGGCGAGGGCGGACCGCGGAGCCTGGTCCAGTACCGAGGCCTGCTGGAGCAGCACGGCTTCAGGGACGTGCGGGCCGCGCAGGCAGGGGACACGCTGCTCGTGGTCCTGGGCACACGAGCGGTGTCGAGAGGCCCCCAGGAGGCCACCGGGCCACCTGCTCCCACACGGTGA